A genomic segment from Centroberyx gerrardi isolate f3 chromosome 22, fCenGer3.hap1.cur.20231027, whole genome shotgun sequence encodes:
- the fam162a gene encoding protein FAM162B isoform X1, which yields MNFIKSRLATRSFIGQWRRQVMETGSRRTMCNKPQEGKAEPQPPAPAQAAPRLGFKVPGYRPSEMDKRILLWSGRFKTTDQIPELVSFEMLDAARNRVRVKACYGMMVTTIVACLVMVFLGKRAAGRHESLTGQNMEKKARWKEELQREREAAAAMSEKAQ from the exons ATGAATTTCATCAAATCTCGCCTTGCCACTCGCAGCTTCATAG GTCAGTGGCGCAGGCAGGTTATGGAGACAGGGAGTCGCAGGACGATGTGCAATAAACCGCAGGAGGGAAAAGCCGAGCCTCAGCCTCCAGCCCCAGCACAAG CAGCACCTCGTCTTGGGTTCAAAGTCCCAGGCTACAGGCCTTCAGAGATGGACAAGAGGATTTTGCTCTGGTCTGGACGCTTCAAGACGACAGACCAGATACCAGAGCTTGTGTC GTTTGAAATGCTTGATGCTGCCAGAAACAGAGTCAGAGTGAAAGCCTGCTATGGGATGATGGTGACAACAATAGTAGCCTGTCTGGTGATGGTCTTCCTGGGCAAACGG GCTGCAGGCAGGCACGAGTCCCTAACCGGCCAGAACATGGAGAAGAAAGCCAGATGGAAGGAGGaactccagagagagagggaagcagctGCCGCCATGTCTGAGAAGGCTCAGTGA
- the fam162a gene encoding protein FAM162B isoform X2 encodes MNFIKSRLATRSFIGQWRRQVMETGSRRTMCNKPQEGKAEPQPPAPAQAPRLGFKVPGYRPSEMDKRILLWSGRFKTTDQIPELVSFEMLDAARNRVRVKACYGMMVTTIVACLVMVFLGKRAAGRHESLTGQNMEKKARWKEELQREREAAAAMSEKAQ; translated from the exons ATGAATTTCATCAAATCTCGCCTTGCCACTCGCAGCTTCATAG GTCAGTGGCGCAGGCAGGTTATGGAGACAGGGAGTCGCAGGACGATGTGCAATAAACCGCAGGAGGGAAAAGCCGAGCCTCAGCCTCCAGCCCCAGCACAAG CACCTCGTCTTGGGTTCAAAGTCCCAGGCTACAGGCCTTCAGAGATGGACAAGAGGATTTTGCTCTGGTCTGGACGCTTCAAGACGACAGACCAGATACCAGAGCTTGTGTC GTTTGAAATGCTTGATGCTGCCAGAAACAGAGTCAGAGTGAAAGCCTGCTATGGGATGATGGTGACAACAATAGTAGCCTGTCTGGTGATGGTCTTCCTGGGCAAACGG GCTGCAGGCAGGCACGAGTCCCTAACCGGCCAGAACATGGAGAAGAAAGCCAGATGGAAGGAGGaactccagagagagagggaagcagctGCCGCCATGTCTGAGAAGGCTCAGTGA
- the mix23 gene encoding protein MIX23, translating into MAAPGGTLNCEDFSMFQEVLKVMRTIDDRIVHALNTTVPTVSFSGKVDATQTCKQLYESMMEAHLSRDKAIKACIAQTSDVVGRLREERAKDGENLALIKQLRKEQTKLKLMQSELNVEEVVNDRSLKVFSERCRIHYRPPKVK; encoded by the exons ATGGCGGCGCCCGGTGGAACTTTAAACTGTGAGGACTTTTCAATGTTTCAG gaGGTGCTGAAGGTGATGCGAACCATAGACGACCGCATCGTCCACGCCCTGAACACCACCGTGCCCACCGTCTCCTTCTCGGGTAAAGTGGACGCCACGCAGACATGCAAACAACTCTACGAATCG ATGATGGAGGCCCATCTGAGCAGAGACAAAGCTATCAAGGCATGTATAGCCCAAACATCTGATGTGGTGGGGCGGCTGCGTGAAGAACGGGCAAAAGACGGCGAGAACCTCGCGCTCATCAAACAGCTCAGGAAGGAGCAGACCAAA CTAAAACTCATGCAGTCAGAGCTGAATGTTGAAGAAGTTGTCAATGACAGAAGTCTGAAG GTCTTCAGTGAAAGGTGCCGAATCCACTACAGGCCTCCTAAGGTGAAGTGA